One genomic region from Burkholderia latens encodes:
- a CDS encoding ArsR/SmtB family transcription factor codes for MTDQDDHHFPGLSRIGALIADPGRAAMLWVLMDGSARPAGELTMIAGLSPSAASAHLARLTEGGLLALEVRGRHRYYRLASADIAASLEALANVARAAAPNRPVPPPSRTVPAELRYARTCYDHMAGELAVRIFDGLTARGWLQTGDGDAIETTEQGTQALARWGIDVAQQRTRRRRFACGCLDWSERRAHLGGALGAALLDSFCTHGWIERTARPRVLRVTVPGQQVFDDWLTSA; via the coding sequence ATGACCGATCAAGACGACCACCATTTTCCGGGCCTGAGCCGGATCGGCGCGCTGATCGCCGATCCGGGGCGCGCGGCGATGCTGTGGGTGCTGATGGACGGCAGCGCGCGGCCGGCTGGCGAACTCACGATGATCGCGGGGCTGTCGCCCTCCGCGGCGAGCGCGCATCTCGCACGCCTGACCGAAGGCGGGCTGCTCGCGCTCGAAGTCCGCGGCCGGCACCGCTACTACCGGCTTGCGTCGGCCGACATCGCGGCGTCGCTCGAGGCGCTCGCGAACGTGGCCCGAGCAGCCGCGCCGAACCGTCCCGTGCCGCCGCCGTCGCGCACGGTTCCGGCCGAGCTGCGCTATGCGCGCACCTGCTACGACCACATGGCCGGCGAGCTCGCGGTCCGCATCTTCGACGGACTCACGGCGCGCGGCTGGCTGCAAACAGGCGACGGCGACGCAATCGAGACCACCGAGCAGGGCACGCAAGCGCTCGCGCGCTGGGGCATCGACGTCGCGCAGCAGCGCACCCGCCGGCGCCGCTTCGCGTGCGGCTGCCTCGACTGGAGCGAGCGCCGCGCGCATCTCGGCGGTGCGCTCGGCGCGGCGCTGCTCGACAGCTTCTGCACGCACGGCTGGATCGAGCGTACCGCGCGGCCGCGCGTGCTGCGCGTCACCGTGCCCGGACAGCAGGTTTTCGACGACTGGCTTACGTCCGCTTGA
- a CDS encoding acyl-CoA thioesterase: MSHPSPVPAALDRTETVFRFLAEPSSVNFGGKVHGGALMKWIDEVAYACAAVWSSRYCVTVSVGNIRFQRPILVGNLVELKARVVATGRTSMHIHVSVHAGDPKGGVLRQTTDCLVVFVAVDENGNPVPVPPFVPETDEQKVLAKYAADVRAALDKIVEMKPEEVAKGTV; this comes from the coding sequence ATGTCCCACCCGTCCCCCGTACCGGCTGCCCTCGACCGCACCGAAACCGTATTCCGCTTTCTCGCCGAGCCGTCGTCGGTCAACTTCGGCGGGAAGGTGCATGGCGGCGCGTTGATGAAGTGGATCGACGAGGTCGCGTATGCGTGTGCGGCCGTCTGGTCGAGCCGCTATTGCGTGACGGTCAGCGTCGGCAACATCCGGTTCCAGCGCCCGATCCTCGTCGGCAATCTGGTCGAGCTGAAGGCGCGCGTCGTCGCGACGGGCCGCACCAGCATGCACATCCACGTGTCGGTGCACGCCGGCGACCCGAAGGGCGGCGTGCTGCGCCAGACCACCGACTGCCTCGTCGTGTTCGTCGCGGTGGACGAAAACGGCAACCCGGTGCCGGTGCCGCCGTTCGTGCCCGAAACCGATGAGCAAAAGGTGCTCGCGAAGTATGCGGCCGACGTGCGCGCCGCGCTCGACAAGATCGTCGAGATGAAACCCGAGGAAGTCGCGAAAGGCACGGTCTGA
- the fumC gene encoding class II fumarate hydratase translates to MNEAVRMERDTFGEIAVPADRLWGAQTERSLQNFRISTEKQSPELIHALAIVKRAAAAVNQSLGVLADDKARAIIDAADEIIAGKHPREFPLAVWQTGSGTQTNMNLNEVIANRASELLGGERGEARKVHPNDDVNRGQSSNDVFPTAMHVAAAYAIVNHLLPALRTLRATLDAKSKAFADIVKIGRTHLQDATPLTLGQEFSGYVAQLDHGIRHVESALPHLYELALGGTAVGTGLNAHPEFAVRVADEIGRLTKLPFVTAPSKFEVMAAADALVFAHGALKTVAAGLMKIANDVRWLASGPRCGLGELSIPENEPGSSIMPGKVNPTQSEAVTMLCCQVFGNDVAVNVGGASGNFELNVFRPMIAHNVLQSVRLLADGAQSFNDHCAVGIEPNRARIDLLLNESLMLVTALNPHIGYDKAAQIAKKAHKEGTTLKAAALALGYLTEAEFDAWVRPEQMIGSR, encoded by the coding sequence ATGAACGAAGCAGTTCGGATGGAACGCGACACGTTCGGCGAGATCGCCGTGCCGGCCGACCGGCTCTGGGGCGCGCAGACCGAGCGCTCGCTGCAGAATTTCCGGATCTCGACCGAGAAGCAGTCGCCCGAGCTGATCCATGCGCTCGCGATCGTGAAGCGCGCCGCGGCCGCCGTGAACCAGTCGCTGGGCGTGCTCGCCGACGACAAGGCGCGCGCGATCATCGACGCGGCCGACGAGATCATCGCCGGCAAGCATCCGCGCGAATTTCCGCTCGCGGTATGGCAGACAGGCTCCGGCACGCAGACCAACATGAACCTGAACGAGGTGATCGCGAACCGCGCAAGCGAGCTGCTCGGCGGCGAACGCGGCGAGGCGCGCAAGGTTCATCCGAACGACGACGTGAACCGCGGCCAGTCGTCGAACGATGTGTTCCCGACCGCGATGCACGTCGCAGCCGCATACGCGATCGTCAACCATCTGCTGCCCGCGCTGCGCACACTGCGCGCAACGCTCGACGCGAAATCGAAGGCCTTCGCCGACATCGTGAAGATCGGCCGCACGCACCTGCAGGACGCGACGCCGCTCACGCTCGGGCAGGAATTTTCCGGCTATGTCGCGCAGCTCGACCACGGCATCCGGCACGTCGAATCGGCGCTGCCGCACCTGTACGAGCTCGCGCTCGGCGGCACTGCGGTCGGCACCGGGCTGAACGCGCATCCGGAATTCGCAGTGCGCGTGGCCGACGAGATCGGCCGGCTGACGAAGCTGCCGTTCGTGACCGCGCCGAGCAAGTTCGAGGTGATGGCGGCCGCCGACGCGCTGGTGTTCGCGCACGGTGCGCTGAAGACGGTCGCAGCCGGCCTGATGAAGATCGCGAACGACGTCCGCTGGCTCGCGAGCGGGCCGCGCTGCGGGCTCGGAGAACTGTCGATTCCGGAGAACGAACCGGGCAGCTCGATCATGCCGGGCAAGGTGAACCCGACGCAGTCGGAGGCCGTGACGATGCTGTGCTGCCAGGTGTTCGGCAACGACGTCGCGGTGAACGTCGGCGGCGCGAGCGGCAACTTCGAGTTGAACGTATTCCGGCCGATGATCGCGCACAACGTGCTGCAGTCGGTGCGTCTCCTCGCCGACGGCGCGCAGAGCTTCAACGACCACTGCGCGGTGGGCATCGAGCCGAACCGCGCGCGCATCGACCTTCTGCTGAACGAATCGCTGATGCTCGTGACGGCGCTCAATCCGCACATCGGCTACGACAAGGCCGCGCAGATCGCGAAGAAAGCGCACAAGGAAGGCACGACGCTGAAGGCCGCCGCGCTCGCGCTCGGCTACCTGACCGAGGCGGAATTCGATGCATGGGTGCGACCGGAGCAGATGATCGGATCGCGGTAG
- the norM gene encoding multidrug efflux MATE transporter NorM, whose amino-acid sequence MSHSGLTRTAAAPPSLSTHAADTARLAAPLAIAQLSQMAMSVTDTVLLGSLGPDSLAAGGLGANFFFVIVTVLQGVLSSISVSVAHARGAQAEHRVPHIYWTGFVLSVLLAIPAIVALSLSEPILLMFHEPPTLAHHVGEYTGILRFAALGSLIGVGLMRAFLPAIGAARRLLWVSIGGVGINAVLNYGLIHGAFGLPRLGFLGSAVATTITIWLTALALIWLLHGRQRFRHFVTAARPKLPLMGELIGIGWPVAITYGVESTLFLATGLTVGVLGATSLAAHQIALNVASVAFMVPLAIGQAANVRVGYWVGAGQPVAARHAGFVALGLGIAFMSLSGLVLIVAPHAIVGLYLQLDDPANAATVSLAASLLGIAAVFQIVDGMQTVGSGALRGLRDTRIPMLAATFGYWGIGFPTGYWLAFHAGLGARGLWWGLAAGLASVAVLMACRFHMKTASLIASAR is encoded by the coding sequence ATGTCGCATTCCGGTCTTACGCGGACGGCCGCCGCGCCGCCGTCCCTGTCCACTCATGCCGCCGATACCGCGCGCCTCGCCGCACCGCTCGCGATCGCGCAGCTCTCGCAGATGGCGATGAGCGTCACCGACACGGTGCTGCTCGGCTCGCTCGGCCCCGATTCGCTCGCGGCCGGCGGCCTCGGCGCGAACTTCTTCTTCGTCATCGTGACCGTGCTGCAGGGCGTGCTGTCGTCGATCAGCGTGAGCGTCGCGCATGCGCGCGGCGCGCAGGCCGAACACCGCGTGCCGCACATCTACTGGACGGGCTTCGTGCTGTCGGTGCTGCTCGCGATTCCGGCCATCGTCGCGCTGTCGCTGTCCGAACCGATCCTGCTGATGTTCCACGAGCCGCCCACGCTTGCGCATCATGTCGGCGAGTACACCGGCATCCTGCGCTTCGCGGCGCTCGGCAGCCTGATCGGCGTCGGGCTGATGCGCGCGTTCCTGCCCGCCATCGGCGCCGCGCGGCGGCTGCTGTGGGTGTCGATCGGCGGCGTCGGGATCAACGCCGTGCTGAACTACGGGCTGATCCACGGTGCATTCGGCCTGCCGCGGCTCGGCTTCCTCGGCTCCGCGGTGGCGACGACCATCACGATCTGGCTCACTGCGCTCGCACTGATCTGGCTGCTGCACGGGCGCCAGCGGTTCCGCCATTTCGTGACCGCCGCACGTCCGAAGCTGCCGCTGATGGGCGAGCTGATCGGCATTGGCTGGCCGGTGGCAATCACGTATGGGGTCGAATCGACGCTCTTTCTCGCGACGGGCCTGACCGTCGGCGTGCTCGGCGCGACGTCGCTCGCCGCGCACCAGATCGCGCTGAACGTCGCATCGGTCGCGTTCATGGTGCCGCTCGCGATCGGCCAGGCCGCGAACGTGCGGGTCGGCTACTGGGTCGGCGCCGGCCAGCCGGTCGCCGCACGCCATGCGGGCTTCGTCGCGCTGGGCCTCGGGATCGCGTTCATGTCGCTGTCGGGCCTCGTGCTGATCGTCGCGCCGCATGCGATCGTCGGCCTGTACCTGCAACTCGATGACCCGGCCAATGCGGCGACCGTGTCGCTCGCCGCATCGCTGCTCGGCATCGCCGCAGTGTTCCAGATCGTCGACGGGATGCAGACGGTCGGCTCGGGCGCACTGCGCGGGCTGCGCGACACGCGCATCCCGATGCTCGCAGCGACCTTCGGCTACTGGGGCATCGGCTTCCCGACCGGTTACTGGCTGGCGTTCCATGCGGGCCTCGGCGCGCGCGGCCTGTGGTGGGGGCTCGCGGCCGGCCTCGCGAGTGTCGCCGTGCTGATGGCCTGTCGCTTCCACATGAAGACCGCGTCGCTCATCGCGTCCGCGCGCTGA
- a CDS encoding RNA-binding S4 domain-containing protein yields the protein MPNLDFTLTGEYVELHNLLKITGLADSGGTAKMFVASGAVKVDGVVELRKTCKIRAGQVVLFGDTRIAVHDA from the coding sequence ATGCCCAATCTGGATTTCACGCTCACCGGCGAATACGTCGAGCTGCACAACCTTCTGAAAATCACTGGCCTCGCGGATAGCGGCGGCACCGCGAAGATGTTCGTCGCGTCCGGCGCGGTGAAAGTCGACGGCGTGGTCGAACTGCGTAAAACGTGCAAGATCCGCGCGGGCCAGGTCGTGCTGTTCGGCGATACGCGAATCGCGGTACACGACGCATAG
- a CDS encoding DUF4088 family protein, with the protein MGQITLSLKDDTLASLRKDYDAFVRVSLKLDPQFATPSFEDFLRAKLLDNMVPLTEHAVQRMLEGGQYAWAKRTLDKEFPDVVAILMRQAGEFGFGFASRSEWTPDELAKACRDWAKAIVAEAQGDPSLVDPLAAQIKSAVQDIQALEEMMQTPAWRLAESLRQRIYEAKLACEMSVGSAARDKLGELRGLLRLGLAHGSFQKQEAQQIMEYLRLLKPEIFVDEPYDVFARLAAWLRSVFAPVTRAAPAPGTEQRRP; encoded by the coding sequence ATGGGCCAGATCACGCTTTCCCTGAAGGACGACACGCTTGCGTCCCTGCGCAAGGACTACGACGCATTCGTGCGCGTATCGCTGAAACTCGACCCGCAGTTCGCGACGCCGTCGTTCGAGGATTTCCTGCGCGCCAAGCTGCTCGACAACATGGTGCCGCTGACCGAGCACGCCGTGCAGCGAATGCTCGAGGGCGGCCAGTACGCATGGGCGAAGCGCACCCTCGACAAGGAATTTCCCGACGTCGTCGCGATCCTGATGCGGCAGGCCGGCGAATTCGGCTTCGGCTTTGCGTCGCGTTCCGAATGGACGCCGGACGAACTCGCGAAGGCGTGCCGCGACTGGGCCAAGGCGATTGTCGCCGAAGCGCAGGGCGACCCGTCGCTCGTCGACCCGCTCGCCGCGCAAATCAAAAGCGCGGTGCAAGACATCCAGGCGCTCGAGGAAATGATGCAGACGCCCGCGTGGCGGCTCGCGGAATCGCTGCGCCAGCGCATCTACGAGGCAAAGCTCGCGTGCGAGATGAGCGTCGGCAGCGCCGCGCGCGACAAACTCGGCGAACTGCGCGGGCTGCTGCGGCTCGGGCTCGCGCACGGTTCATTCCAGAAACAGGAAGCGCAGCAGATCATGGAATATCTGCGGCTGCTGAAACCCGAGATCTTCGTCGACGAACCGTACGACGTGTTCGCGCGCCTCGCGGCATGGCTGCGCAGCGTGTTCGCACCGGTCACGCGGGCCGCGCCGGCACCGGGGACGGAGCAGCGCCGGCCATGA
- a CDS encoding AzlD domain-containing protein, producing the protein MSYALLILGMAAITYAIRTTLFLFGERLTFPPLVRTALGFVPVTVLTAIIVPMTVSPHGGTAELSLRNPQLVGALAAVLVSATTRRPLVTIAVGLAVFFFWQGIVMPHWLAA; encoded by the coding sequence GTGAGCTACGCGCTGCTGATCCTCGGAATGGCCGCGATCACCTACGCGATCCGGACGACCCTCTTCCTGTTCGGCGAGCGGCTCACGTTCCCGCCGCTCGTGCGAACCGCACTCGGCTTCGTGCCGGTCACCGTGCTGACCGCAATCATCGTGCCGATGACCGTCTCGCCGCACGGCGGGACGGCCGAACTGTCGTTGCGCAATCCCCAGCTCGTCGGCGCGCTCGCCGCGGTGCTCGTGTCCGCGACGACACGCCGGCCGCTTGTGACGATCGCGGTCGGGCTCGCGGTGTTCTTCTTCTGGCAAGGGATCGTGATGCCGCACTGGCTGGCGGCCTGA
- a CDS encoding AzlC family ABC transporter permease, producing the protein MEKRPLNPVPDSSPPPRRPLDEWLDGARDTIPMMIGAAPFGVIFGTLVGGGPLAAWHGALMSLAVFAGSAQFIAVGLIAGSASFVVVLATTLIVNVRHLLYSATLAPYVAHLPLRWRATLGALLTDEVFAVAYAHYRHFPPGSIGPHYFFGSGLAMYLNWQVWTLAGLGFGAAFPGLQSLGLDFAMAATFIAIVVPQLRTLRYLAAAATAGTLAYFWQGWPYKLGLLGAVAAGVLVGVALTLLHGRSRAGSRTETAS; encoded by the coding sequence ATGGAGAAGCGCCCCTTGAACCCTGTACCCGACTCTTCCCCCCCGCCGCGCCGGCCGCTCGACGAATGGCTCGACGGCGCCCGCGACACGATCCCGATGATGATCGGCGCCGCGCCGTTCGGCGTGATCTTCGGCACGCTCGTCGGTGGCGGCCCGCTTGCCGCCTGGCACGGCGCGCTGATGTCGCTCGCGGTGTTCGCCGGCTCCGCGCAGTTCATCGCGGTCGGGTTGATCGCCGGCAGCGCGAGCTTCGTCGTCGTGCTCGCGACGACGCTGATCGTGAACGTGCGCCACCTGCTGTACAGCGCGACCCTCGCGCCGTACGTCGCGCACCTGCCGCTGCGCTGGCGCGCGACGCTCGGCGCGCTACTGACCGACGAAGTGTTCGCGGTCGCCTACGCGCACTACCGGCACTTCCCGCCCGGTTCGATCGGCCCGCACTACTTTTTCGGCTCGGGCCTCGCGATGTACCTGAACTGGCAGGTCTGGACGCTCGCTGGCCTCGGTTTCGGCGCGGCATTCCCGGGCCTTCAGTCGCTCGGCCTCGATTTCGCGATGGCGGCAACCTTCATCGCGATCGTGGTCCCGCAACTGCGCACGCTCCGCTATCTGGCGGCCGCCGCGACAGCCGGCACGCTCGCGTATTTCTGGCAGGGATGGCCGTACAAGCTCGGGCTGCTCGGCGCGGTCGCGGCCGGCGTGCTGGTCGGCGTCGCGCTCACGCTGCTGCACGGACGTTCGCGCGCCGGCTCCCGCACGGAGACCGCATCGTGA
- a CDS encoding AraC family transcriptional regulator, with the protein MSAARLPDAARYWRTPLLPDADLLTATYRNHSFAPHWHDAYTIPVILEGAERYTYRGTGHVAETGTVPVINPGEVHTGSRATDEGWCYRVSYVPVDFIRALASAIAGRPQDAPWFPSGVIRDTDLAARLALAHRMMEAGSECMRPGRAHAQPPGDVAATTELRVYDPLAAETAMLDALSTLIARHADARLRPARVAADEPRVEAMRERLAADLTSPVTLDDVAQAAGLSPFHAARLFTRTTGMPPHAWRNQLRLQRALAPLRAGVPVADVAAASGFVDQSHFTRHFKRMFGVPPGRWQAR; encoded by the coding sequence ATGTCCGCCGCCCGCCTTCCCGACGCCGCACGCTACTGGCGCACACCGCTGCTGCCGGATGCGGATCTGCTCACGGCCACCTATCGAAACCATTCGTTCGCGCCGCACTGGCACGACGCATACACGATCCCCGTGATCCTCGAGGGCGCGGAACGCTACACCTATCGCGGGACCGGCCATGTCGCCGAAACGGGCACCGTGCCCGTGATCAATCCCGGTGAAGTGCACACCGGCTCGCGTGCGACCGACGAAGGCTGGTGCTATCGCGTCAGTTACGTGCCGGTCGACTTCATCCGTGCGCTCGCGAGCGCGATCGCTGGTCGACCGCAAGATGCGCCATGGTTTCCGTCCGGCGTGATCCGCGACACCGATCTCGCGGCACGGCTCGCGCTTGCGCACCGGATGATGGAAGCAGGCAGCGAATGCATGCGGCCCGGCCGCGCACACGCGCAACCACCCGGCGACGTGGCCGCAACCACCGAGCTGCGCGTGTACGATCCGCTCGCCGCAGAAACGGCAATGCTCGACGCGCTGTCGACGCTGATCGCGCGCCATGCCGACGCGCGGCTGCGGCCGGCGCGGGTCGCGGCCGACGAGCCGCGCGTCGAGGCGATGCGCGAGCGGCTCGCAGCCGACCTCACGAGCCCGGTCACCCTCGACGACGTTGCGCAGGCCGCCGGCCTGTCGCCGTTTCATGCGGCGCGACTCTTCACCCGCACGACCGGCATGCCGCCGCATGCGTGGCGCAACCAGCTGCGGCTGCAGCGCGCGCTGGCGCCGCTGCGCGCCGGCGTACCGGTCGCCGACGTCGCCGCGGCCAGCGGCTTCGTCGACCAGAGTCACTTCACCCGGCATTTCAAACGGATGTTCGGCGTACCGCCCGGCCGCTGGCAGGCGCGCTGA
- a CDS encoding CreA family protein, with amino-acid sequence MKHRLFSAAPIALLLSAVAAAPLAHAEEVGSVNTHFRVTGSDRVVVEAYDDPLVTGVTCYVSRARTGGIKGTLGVAEDPSEASIACRQVGPLSFKEPLKQQTDVFSERMSFIFKTLHVVRVVDKKRNTLVYLTYSDRIVSGSPKNAVTAVPMPAGTTIPVK; translated from the coding sequence ATGAAGCACCGCCTTTTTTCCGCCGCACCCATCGCCCTTCTCCTCTCCGCCGTGGCCGCAGCGCCGCTCGCGCATGCGGAGGAAGTCGGCAGCGTCAACACCCATTTCCGCGTGACGGGCTCCGACCGCGTGGTCGTCGAAGCGTACGACGATCCGCTCGTGACGGGCGTCACCTGTTACGTGTCGCGTGCGCGCACCGGCGGAATCAAGGGCACGCTCGGCGTCGCCGAGGATCCGAGCGAAGCATCAATCGCATGCCGGCAGGTCGGCCCGCTCAGCTTCAAGGAACCGCTGAAGCAGCAGACCGACGTATTCAGCGAGCGCATGTCGTTCATCTTCAAGACGCTGCACGTCGTGCGCGTGGTCGACAAGAAGCGCAACACGCTCGTCTACCTGACCTACAGCGACCGCATCGTCAGCGGCAGCCCGAAGAACGCCGTGACCGCCGTGCCGATGCCGGCCGGCACGACAATTCCGGTCAAGTAA
- the fdxA gene encoding ferredoxin FdxA: protein MTHVVTEGCIKCKYTDCVDVCPVDCFREGPNFLAIDPDECIDCAVCVAECPTNAIYAEEDVPGDQQQFTALNAELAKNWPSITKTKPAPADADEWKDVQDKLHLLER from the coding sequence ATGACTCACGTTGTGACCGAAGGCTGCATCAAGTGCAAATACACGGATTGCGTGGATGTGTGCCCGGTGGATTGCTTCCGTGAAGGTCCCAACTTTCTCGCCATCGATCCGGACGAGTGCATCGACTGCGCCGTGTGCGTCGCCGAGTGCCCGACGAACGCGATCTATGCCGAAGAAGACGTTCCCGGCGACCAGCAGCAGTTCACTGCATTGAACGCTGAGCTGGCGAAGAACTGGCCGTCGATCACGAAGACCAAGCCGGCACCGGCCGACGCGGACGAGTGGAAGGACGTGCAGGACAAGCTGCACCTGCTCGAGCGCTGA
- the pncB gene encoding nicotinate phosphoribosyltransferase, which yields MIITSLLDTDLYKFTMMQVVLHHFPAANVEYRFRCRTPGVDLVPYIDEIRDEVRGLCSLRFTDVELDYLRRMRFIKSDFVEFLALFHLNEKYISITPSPKGNGEIDIVIEGPWLHTILFEIPVLAIVNEVYFRNTQREPDYREGRERLREKIKLLGAKPEFADCKIADYGTRRRFSKVWHEEVALTLRDGLGPQFAGTSNVFYAMKHGLTPLGTMAHEYLQACQALGPRLRDSQTYGFEMWAKEYRGDLGIALSDVYGMDAFLNDFDMYFCKLFDGARHDSGDPFEWGERMLRHYEANRCDPRTKVLVFSDALDIPKVMQLYERFRNRCKLAFGVGTNLTNDLGYVPLQIVIKMVRCNGQPVAKLSDSPGKSMCDDKAYLAYLRQVFGIAQPAEEDASK from the coding sequence ATGATCATCACTTCGCTGCTCGACACGGATCTCTACAAGTTCACGATGATGCAGGTCGTCCTGCATCACTTTCCTGCCGCAAACGTCGAGTACCGCTTCCGGTGCCGCACGCCCGGCGTCGATCTCGTGCCGTACATCGACGAGATCCGCGACGAGGTGCGCGGACTGTGCTCGTTGCGCTTCACCGACGTCGAGCTCGACTACCTGCGGCGCATGCGCTTCATCAAGAGCGATTTCGTCGAGTTCCTCGCGCTGTTCCACCTGAACGAGAAGTACATCTCGATCACGCCTTCGCCGAAGGGCAACGGCGAGATCGACATCGTGATCGAGGGGCCGTGGCTGCACACGATCCTTTTCGAGATCCCGGTGCTTGCGATCGTCAACGAGGTCTACTTCCGCAACACGCAGCGCGAGCCCGACTACCGCGAGGGCCGCGAACGGCTGCGCGAGAAGATCAAGCTGCTCGGCGCGAAACCCGAGTTCGCCGATTGCAAGATCGCCGACTACGGCACGCGCCGGCGCTTCTCGAAGGTGTGGCACGAGGAGGTCGCGCTCACGCTGCGCGACGGGCTCGGGCCGCAGTTCGCGGGCACGAGCAACGTGTTCTATGCGATGAAGCACGGCCTGACGCCGCTCGGCACGATGGCGCACGAATACCTGCAGGCGTGTCAGGCGCTCGGCCCGCGGCTGCGCGATTCGCAAACCTACGGTTTCGAGATGTGGGCGAAGGAGTATCGCGGCGACCTCGGAATCGCGCTGTCCGACGTGTACGGGATGGATGCGTTCCTGAACGACTTCGACATGTACTTCTGCAAGCTGTTCGACGGCGCGCGCCACGATTCGGGCGACCCGTTCGAGTGGGGCGAGCGCATGCTGCGCCACTACGAGGCAAATCGCTGCGATCCGCGCACCAAGGTACTCGTGTTCTCCGACGCGCTGGACATCCCGAAAGTCATGCAGTTGTACGAACGGTTCCGCAACCGCTGCAAGCTCGCGTTCGGCGTCGGCACCAACCTGACGAACGACCTCGGCTACGTGCCGCTGCAGATCGTGATCAAGATGGTCCGCTGCAACGGACAGCCGGTTGCGAAGCTGTCGGATTCGCCCGGCAAGAGCATGTGCGACGACAAGGCGTATCTCGCGTACCTGCGCCAGGTGTTCGGCATCGCGCAGCCGGCCGAGGAAGACGCGTCGAAGTAA
- a CDS encoding LutC/YkgG family protein → MDTSAARRQILARIRAAQGRAAEPDAAERDGVADYLARHPEGPRPPVPADLVAAFVDEAGRLSTTVDEVATLADVPAAAARYLAAHGLPMQAVAWRTLAELDWAGAGLSVECRKPRDGDLVGVTGCFCATAETGSLVLLSGPDTYASAGLLPETHIAIVPASRILAGHEDAFALIRAERGQLPRAVNFVSGPSRTGDIEQTIVLGAHGPYRVHAIIVRGA, encoded by the coding sequence ATGGACACTTCCGCTGCCCGTCGCCAGATCCTCGCGCGCATTCGCGCCGCGCAAGGGCGCGCGGCCGAACCCGATGCAGCGGAGCGCGACGGCGTCGCCGACTATCTCGCCCGTCATCCCGAAGGGCCGCGCCCGCCCGTGCCCGCCGATCTCGTCGCGGCGTTCGTCGACGAAGCGGGGCGCCTGTCGACCACGGTCGACGAAGTCGCGACGCTGGCCGACGTGCCTGCCGCCGCCGCCCGTTATCTTGCCGCTCATGGTCTGCCGATGCAGGCCGTCGCGTGGCGCACGCTGGCCGAGCTCGACTGGGCCGGCGCCGGCCTGTCGGTAGAATGCCGCAAGCCGCGCGACGGCGATCTGGTCGGCGTGACCGGCTGCTTCTGCGCGACCGCCGAAACGGGGTCGCTGGTGCTGCTGTCCGGCCCCGACACCTATGCATCGGCCGGCCTGTTGCCGGAGACGCATATCGCGATCGTGCCGGCGTCGCGCATCCTGGCCGGCCATGAAGACGCATTCGCGCTGATTCGCGCGGAGCGCGGGCAACTGCCGCGTGCGGTCAACTTCGTATCGGGCCCGTCGCGCACGGGCGACATCGAACAGACCATCGTGCTCGGCGCCCACGGCCCGTACCGCGTTCACGCGATCATCGTGCGCGGCGCATGA